The Clostridium sp. AWRP genome has a window encoding:
- a CDS encoding APC family permease, with protein sequence MQQELKRTLTMKNLIIFGMITMSPLAPFQVFGTAAQASYGMVSLVYLIGAVLMLFTALSYARFSKEFPYAGSVYSYVGKGFNPHIGFIAGWTILSDYILAPALMCLFSGLWLTGIFPGLDPKVLAIIFIIITGLINIRGVELNAKVNTFLFILQIIALILFVSFAIKFVFIEGLGIGGFSLLPIFQPEHVNLKFAATATSMILLGFVGFDGISTLAEEVEQPEKVVGKATVLALVTTALIFLVQTYLACLAHSNYANLNPDMAMFDIAKEIGGQYFYVAMLLINVVAVGLAVTLNIQSAVARILFAMGRDNIVPGSNILKKVHPKYMTPANAIILSMIVSTILVLTLKLTTILMFVNFGAVTAFMILNLSVIAYFFFKKKERGGKGVLFHLLFPFIGFGVCAFVWSGFDRNTKIVGLSWIFIGVIVGFIKSKGYKKEGPIIDNI encoded by the coding sequence ATGCAACAAGAATTAAAAAGAACACTTACGATGAAAAATTTAATTATATTCGGTATGATTACGATGTCACCTCTTGCACCTTTTCAAGTGTTCGGTACAGCTGCTCAAGCAAGTTATGGAATGGTCTCTTTGGTGTATCTAATCGGGGCAGTGCTTATGCTTTTTACTGCGTTGAGTTATGCTCGATTCAGTAAGGAATTCCCATATGCAGGGTCAGTTTACTCATATGTAGGGAAAGGATTTAATCCGCATATTGGATTTATAGCAGGTTGGACTATTTTATCAGATTATATTCTTGCACCTGCTCTTATGTGTTTATTTTCAGGTTTATGGTTAACAGGTATTTTTCCAGGTCTTGATCCAAAAGTTTTAGCTATTATATTCATTATAATAACTGGTCTTATTAACATTCGGGGAGTAGAATTAAACGCTAAAGTAAATACATTTTTATTTATACTACAGATTATAGCACTAATTTTATTTGTAAGCTTTGCTATTAAATTTGTATTTATTGAAGGATTGGGAATAGGAGGATTTTCATTACTTCCAATTTTTCAACCAGAACATGTTAATTTGAAATTTGCTGCAACTGCAACTTCTATGATTCTATTAGGATTTGTTGGATTTGATGGAATAAGTACATTAGCTGAGGAAGTGGAACAGCCTGAAAAGGTAGTTGGAAAAGCAACTGTTTTGGCATTAGTAACAACAGCTTTAATATTCTTAGTTCAAACTTATTTGGCTTGTTTAGCTCACAGTAATTATGCAAATTTAAATCCAGATATGGCAATGTTTGATATTGCAAAGGAAATTGGAGGACAGTATTTTTATGTGGCTATGCTTCTCATAAATGTAGTTGCAGTTGGACTTGCTGTTACCCTTAATATTCAATCAGCAGTAGCCCGTATTCTATTCGCTATGGGTAGAGATAACATTGTTCCTGGCTCTAATATATTGAAGAAAGTTCACCCTAAATATATGACTCCAGCAAATGCAATTATACTATCAATGATTGTATCTACTATTCTTGTTTTAACACTAAAATTAACAACCATTTTAATGTTTGTGAACTTTGGTGCAGTAACAGCATTTATGATTTTAAATCTATCTGTAATTGCATATTTCTTTTTTAAGAAAAAAGAAAGAGGAGGCAAAGGTGTTTTGTTTCATTTGTTGTTTCCATTTATAGGATTTGGCGTTTGTGCATTTGTATGGTCAGGCTTTGATAGAAATACTAAAATTGTAGGTCTTTCTTGGATTTTCATAGGTGTCATTGTTGGGTTTATCAAATCAAAAGGATATAAAAAGGAAGGACCTATAATTGATAATATATAA
- a CDS encoding spore germination protein produces the protein MNNFNYIKHTKSVFNYSKGGFITSILKYFHNPKKSKIEKQDQKTEKKLSSQIKLSLDLAANIEIIQKMLGFSSDIVVRNFTISPDCEIKAAVIFIKGLAERELINEQVIGALMLNERFNGFKNTSEFFQTIKEYGLPNTYVNEESDINNIVTELIDGNTILLLDKIDKVLIIGSSGWKDRSISEPTSENSVRGPKDCFTENIENNSALIRRHIKSSDLRIESFKIGTKTKTTVLIAYLKGIAREGVINEVKERLERIEIDGILESGYIEELIEDTPSSMFPQIGHSERPDKISAAILEGRVAILVDTTPYVLIVPTIFVQFIQSVDDYYQRPPMGSFARFIRIIAYFTSVLLPSLYIALTSFHQEMIPTTLALSIAASREGVPFPSIGEAFMMEITFEILMEAGLRLPKQAGQAVSIVGGLVIGQAAVQAGIVSQAMVIVVALTGISSFAIPAFDASSSGRLLRFPLMIVASILGLPGILAGLNIIIIHLNSLSSFGVNYMEPFTSADKSITEDTVLRKHWWKINRLPGYIARKSIVREAPNMKPGPKANSTEKDNNS, from the coding sequence ATGAATAATTTTAATTATATTAAACATACTAAATCTGTATTTAATTATTCTAAAGGAGGTTTTATTACGTCAATTTTAAAATATTTCCATAATCCTAAGAAATCCAAAATTGAAAAACAAGATCAAAAAACTGAAAAAAAATTATCTTCTCAAATAAAACTTTCTTTAGATTTAGCTGCTAACATTGAAATAATACAAAAGATGCTCGGTTTTTCCAGTGACATAGTAGTAAGAAATTTTACTATTTCTCCAGATTGTGAAATAAAAGCAGCGGTCATTTTTATTAAGGGCCTGGCTGAAAGAGAACTCATTAACGAACAGGTTATTGGAGCATTGATGCTAAATGAAAGGTTTAATGGTTTCAAAAATACTAGTGAGTTTTTTCAAACGATAAAAGAATATGGTTTACCTAACACTTACGTAAATGAAGAATCTGATATTAACAACATAGTAACTGAATTGATTGATGGCAATACAATTCTTTTGTTGGACAAAATAGACAAAGTTCTTATAATAGGAAGCTCAGGTTGGAAGGACAGATCAATTTCTGAACCAACAAGTGAAAATTCGGTAAGAGGGCCAAAAGATTGTTTTACAGAAAACATTGAAAATAATAGTGCTCTAATAAGGCGCCATATCAAAAGTTCTGACTTAAGGATAGAATCATTTAAAATAGGTACAAAAACTAAAACAACAGTATTGATAGCCTATCTTAAGGGAATAGCAAGGGAAGGAGTAATAAATGAAGTTAAAGAACGACTGGAACGAATTGAAATTGACGGCATACTTGAAAGTGGTTATATTGAAGAATTAATAGAAGATACCCCTTCATCTATGTTTCCTCAGATAGGACACAGTGAAAGGCCTGATAAAATTTCTGCAGCAATTTTAGAAGGTAGGGTAGCCATTCTTGTAGATACAACTCCTTATGTGCTCATAGTCCCTACAATTTTTGTTCAGTTTATTCAGTCGGTAGATGACTATTACCAGCGTCCTCCTATGGGGTCTTTTGCAAGATTCATTCGAATTATTGCTTATTTTACTTCAGTTCTTCTTCCTTCACTGTACATTGCTTTAACAAGCTTTCATCAAGAAATGATACCTACTACACTGGCCTTGTCAATTGCAGCTTCCCGTGAGGGTGTACCTTTTCCAAGCATAGGAGAAGCCTTTATGATGGAAATTACTTTTGAAATTCTAATGGAGGCAGGCCTCCGTTTACCCAAACAGGCAGGTCAAGCCGTAAGTATAGTTGGCGGTCTTGTTATAGGGCAGGCTGCAGTTCAAGCAGGTATTGTTTCACAGGCTATGGTAATCGTGGTAGCCCTAACAGGTATAAGTTCCTTTGCCATTCCAGCTTTTGATGCATCATCCTCAGGACGTTTACTTCGATTTCCCCTAATGATAGTAGCTTCTATTCTCGGTTTACCTGGTATCCTAGCAGGATTAAATATAATCATTATTCACTTAAACAGCCTGAGTTCTTTTGGTGTGAACTACATGGAACCTTTTACATCAGCAGACAAAAGTATAACTGAAGACACTGTACTTAGAAAACACTGGTGGAAAATAAACCGACTTCCAGGCTATATTGCCCGTAAAAGTATTGTAAGAGAGGCTCCAAACATGAAACCAGGACCAAAAGCAAATTCTACAGAGAAAGATAATAATAGTTAA
- a CDS encoding Ger(x)C family spore germination protein: MRKIALGLILILSLLQTGCWDAREIDELAFVLSIGLDKTDYGFKVTAQIASPGTYSKTPSGSGLTQKNKPFWIITSTGKTIFEAIRNMASISSRRIFWSHIKVIVISEQLARSNTLEIFDFFTRNPELRLRTLVAVTPGNAGKVLDVVPVTEKDPAVYLEKIIRNKNLTGKSYDIMLKDFIEDYLDPYVGPVTSRIIIDKSKSEPILKTSGAYVFDDNKVSTVLSEKQTRGLLWIKNKMNASIMVVNCPYDGMPITLEIKRSKSSIKSYLDGEVPHFSINLKVDATITEQSCLTNFNDIGKLNKLEESLEKSICKDIQSTILTAKDIQTDFPDLSFTLHRQHRKEWNQISSKWDQLFKNSKVNITANVTIHHVSLAKPLEPIKIQK, from the coding sequence ATGAGGAAGATAGCTTTGGGATTAATTCTTATACTTTCACTTCTACAAACCGGTTGTTGGGATGCCAGGGAAATCGATGAACTTGCCTTTGTATTAAGTATTGGTTTAGATAAAACAGATTATGGATTTAAAGTAACGGCACAAATTGCAAGTCCGGGAACTTATAGTAAAACACCATCAGGTTCTGGACTTACCCAAAAGAATAAACCCTTCTGGATAATCACAAGTACCGGTAAAACAATTTTTGAGGCAATACGTAATATGGCATCTATATCTTCCCGTCGTATATTTTGGTCTCATATTAAAGTAATAGTTATAAGTGAACAGCTAGCCCGGAGCAATACCCTTGAAATATTTGATTTTTTTACTAGGAATCCCGAACTTCGTTTAAGAACCCTAGTTGCAGTTACCCCGGGAAATGCAGGGAAAGTTCTTGATGTTGTTCCTGTAACGGAGAAAGATCCAGCTGTATACCTGGAAAAAATAATTAGGAATAAAAATTTAACAGGAAAATCTTATGACATAATGTTAAAGGATTTTATTGAAGATTATCTTGACCCATATGTAGGTCCAGTAACCTCAAGGATCATTATTGACAAATCAAAATCAGAGCCTATTCTAAAAACAAGTGGTGCATACGTTTTTGATGACAATAAAGTATCCACTGTACTTAGTGAAAAACAAACAAGAGGACTTTTATGGATAAAAAATAAAATGAATGCATCAATAATGGTTGTAAATTGCCCCTATGATGGTATGCCTATTACACTTGAAATTAAAAGATCTAAGTCTTCCATCAAAAGTTATTTGGATGGTGAAGTCCCCCATTTTTCAATTAATCTTAAAGTAGATGCTACCATAACCGAACAATCATGTCTTACCAACTTTAACGACATTGGGAAACTAAATAAATTGGAAGAATCACTGGAGAAATCCATTTGCAAAGACATTCAATCTACAATACTAACAGCAAAAGATATACAAACAGATTTTCCCGATTTAAGTTTTACACTACACAGACAACATAGAAAAGAATGGAATCAAATATCTTCAAAATGGGATCAGCTTTTTAAAAATAGTAAGGTTAATATAACTGCAAATGTAACTATTCATCACGTATCATTGGCAAAGCCCCTAGAGCCAATAAAAATACAGAAATAA
- a CDS encoding endospore germination permease: MMQKKETISNNQFRDILICVMWPATINYASGILAREVGRDMWISGIIGILTIIPFSLLIIYIGQSFPGKTVVQYGQDLLGHVLGKILGIILTLYFFIMSSSSISMYIHHLTDFLLPRTPFLVLTTMHVLVIFYLVWKGSEVIGRTAVIAFGASIIFYFLVFMASLGEIDINRIAPFFDSGVKNVFKSTLKTNTFIGISQILIAMILPMVYDQKKAFGSAASGILIGGSYFVFYFIVELMIMGPHVVALMRIASMDFVRSIQITQYLHRFESFMVALWYWSIMTQAGILASCSLTAFMQTTGIKKKNPFIIIVFALIMIIVTFYLGHDRVLFLNLREHIWQYFSLPIDFVIPLLLFFVLSIKKRLHMIKSK, encoded by the coding sequence ATGATGCAAAAAAAGGAAACCATTAGCAATAACCAGTTTAGAGATATTCTGATTTGCGTTATGTGGCCTGCAACAATCAACTACGCAAGCGGCATTTTAGCTAGAGAAGTAGGCCGTGATATGTGGATAAGTGGTATTATAGGTATACTTACTATAATACCTTTTTCTCTTCTCATTATTTATATAGGACAAAGTTTTCCTGGCAAGACAGTTGTACAATATGGCCAGGACTTGTTAGGTCATGTACTAGGAAAAATTCTAGGGATAATACTTACACTGTACTTTTTTATCATGTCTTCCAGTTCAATATCAATGTACATCCATCATCTTACTGATTTCCTACTGCCGCGAACACCTTTTTTAGTACTAACTACAATGCATGTTTTGGTAATATTCTATTTAGTATGGAAAGGTTCTGAAGTCATTGGAAGAACAGCTGTTATTGCTTTCGGCGCATCAATAATTTTTTATTTTCTTGTTTTCATGGCTTCTCTAGGTGAAATAGATATTAATAGAATTGCACCTTTTTTTGATTCAGGAGTCAAAAATGTATTTAAATCCACTTTAAAAACTAATACATTTATAGGCATATCCCAAATACTCATAGCTATGATTCTTCCCATGGTCTATGATCAAAAAAAAGCTTTTGGCTCAGCGGCTTCTGGTATCCTCATTGGAGGTTCTTACTTTGTCTTCTATTTTATTGTAGAATTAATGATTATGGGCCCTCATGTAGTAGCCTTAATGCGTATTGCCAGTATGGATTTTGTAAGGTCCATACAAATAACCCAATATCTCCATCGTTTTGAATCCTTTATGGTTGCCCTGTGGTATTGGAGTATAATGACTCAGGCAGGAATTCTAGCAAGCTGTTCTTTAACCGCCTTTATGCAAACTACTGGAATAAAAAAGAAAAATCCATTCATTATTATTGTTTTCGCCTTAATAATGATAATTGTTACCTTTTACCTAGGGCATGACAGAGTGTTATTTTTAAATTTAAGGGAACATATATGGCAATATTTTTCCCTTCCAATTGACTTCGTAATACCTTTATTACTTTTCTTTGTCCTAAGCATAAAAAAAAGATTACATATGATAAAAAGCAAATAA
- a CDS encoding MarR family transcriptional regulator, whose translation MEILHSQILREIGGLSRCIQSISDFKFKEINLQKGQFTFLTRICENAGINQVDLSTLLKVDKTTTTKAVQKLIEAGYINKKKDDIDKRMWRLYPKEKALDIYPFIIKEENKHIQICFHNFSKEEKKLAYKLVKKMRENIENHWKEIKNS comes from the coding sequence ATGGAAATCTTACATAGTCAGATACTGAGGGAAATAGGAGGTCTATCTCGCTGTATCCAGTCTATAAGTGACTTTAAATTTAAAGAAATAAATCTACAAAAAGGTCAATTTACATTCTTAACAAGAATATGTGAAAATGCTGGAATTAATCAAGTTGATTTATCAACTCTCTTAAAAGTAGACAAAACTACAACAACAAAAGCTGTACAGAAACTTATCGAGGCTGGATATATAAATAAAAAAAAGGATGATATTGATAAAAGAATGTGGAGACTTTATCCAAAAGAAAAGGCATTAGATATATATCCATTTATAATTAAGGAAGAAAACAAACATATACAAATTTGTTTCCATAACTTCAGTAAGGAAGAAAAAAAACTTGCCTATAAATTAGTTAAAAAAATGAGAGAGAATATTGAAAATCATTGGAAAGAAATAAAAAATTCTTAG
- a CDS encoding GNAT family N-acetyltransferase, producing MIRKAIMNDIKDIMEIIRQTITEMHTYNNTQWDENYPQKKDFIDDIENENLFVVEKDEKLVGFLCINKIEPAEYKGLNWSLNEDFLVLHRMSVNPNCRRCGIATELMKFAEDLALKNNIRYLKTDTYSVNAKMRALFKKCNYNFVGEIHFNGKEKPFYCYGKKLNK from the coding sequence ATGATAAGAAAAGCAATTATGAACGATATAAAAGATATTATGGAAATTATAAGACAAACTATCACAGAAATGCATACTTACAACAATACTCAATGGGATGAAAATTATCCTCAAAAAAAAGATTTTATTGATGATATTGAAAATGAGAACTTATTTGTAGTAGAAAAAGATGAAAAATTAGTTGGTTTCCTGTGCATCAATAAAATAGAACCAGCTGAATATAAGGGATTAAATTGGTCATTAAATGAAGATTTTTTGGTTCTTCATAGAATGTCTGTTAATCCTAATTGTAGAAGATGCGGGATTGCCACTGAATTAATGAAATTTGCAGAAGACCTTGCTCTAAAAAATAATATAAGATATTTAAAAACAGATACTTATTCGGTAAATGCAAAAATGCGAGCACTTTTTAAAAAGTGTAATTATAATTTTGTTGGAGAAATTCACTTTAACGGAAAAGAAAAACCATTCTACTGCTATGGAAAAAAATTAAATAAGTAA
- a CDS encoding 3'-5' exoribonuclease YhaM family protein, translating into MNKKELFLSNIENGHNVKLSLMVMKIIFKDASKIVCILADKSGEIKANMPNINENITQGTVLEAEGIKDNILDIKNYKLISDYNVSDYLPTVKRPIEDIMEEIELYTNKYIISKEARALSDYFFKDELFLNKFKRGIGGVSMHHNYIGGLAEHTLNVMYLTAVLCERYQCRRKEMAMLAAKLHDIGKVYELYYDGPFKYTLRGEMEGHIVIGVELLDKAIRENPTLYSEDFIMRIKGCIVQHHGKLEFGSPREMKTEESFIVNYADSIDATMNKICQIKDETEPDNWSEFDRRIQTKLYL; encoded by the coding sequence ATGAATAAAAAAGAACTTTTTTTAAGTAATATAGAAAATGGACATAATGTAAAACTATCATTAATGGTAATGAAAATAATATTTAAAGATGCTTCTAAGATTGTATGTATATTAGCCGATAAGAGTGGAGAAATAAAAGCTAATATGCCAAATATAAATGAAAATATTACACAAGGAACAGTACTCGAGGCTGAAGGAATTAAAGATAATATTCTAGATATAAAGAACTATAAATTAATTTCTGATTATAACGTTTCAGATTATCTTCCAACAGTAAAAAGACCTATCGAAGATATCATGGAGGAAATTGAACTGTATACAAATAAATATATTATTTCTAAAGAAGCTAGAGCTTTAAGCGACTATTTCTTTAAAGATGAACTATTTCTAAATAAATTTAAAAGAGGAATAGGTGGTGTTTCCATGCATCACAATTATATAGGAGGCCTTGCGGAACACACCTTGAACGTTATGTATTTAACTGCTGTGCTTTGTGAAAGGTATCAATGCCGGAGAAAAGAAATGGCAATGCTAGCAGCAAAACTCCACGACATTGGAAAAGTTTATGAATTGTATTATGATGGCCCTTTTAAATATACTCTTAGAGGAGAAATGGAAGGTCATATTGTTATTGGGGTAGAACTACTAGATAAAGCTATTAGGGAAAATCCTACACTGTATTCAGAGGATTTTATAATGAGGATAAAAGGATGTATTGTTCAGCATCATGGGAAACTTGAATTTGGTTCTCCAAGAGAAATGAAAACAGAAGAATCATTTATAGTTAACTATGCTGATTCCATAGATGCTACTATGAATAAAATTTGTCAGATAAAGGATGAAACTGAACCTGATAATTGGTCAGAATTTGATAGAAGAATTCAAACAAAATTATACTTATAA
- a CDS encoding spore germination protein, whose amino-acid sequence MKFSKKMNVRNDIINKANPAIHISKNINENISKLKNDFGYSSDIEVSCFNFNNNKDLICANIYIKSLVDKNIINSLSLQLSKLKSKCYDTETDINFDMLMNYFCGTRDSKEGLDYDTLYDDLLSGNTVFLIDGCNKFFTIVTKSNEGRSIEQTTSQTVIRGPKDGFTERIDSNILLIRRIIKNKDLRVENLSIGSITKTTIDLVYINKIAKNEIVQEIRSRLNKIEINAVLDGGYIEELIKDDKYSIFPTFFNSERPDSVAAALLEGKVAILVDGTPYVLTAPALMVEFFQSSEDYYHHYIISSMIRFFRFIALFLTLLTPALYISLTTFHQEMLPTPLLISIATQREEVPLPVLLEALFMELTFEILREAGIRMPRAIGSAISIVGALVLGEAAVNAGVISAAIVVVVALTAISSFAIPNYEMSNAIRTLRFLLMILAGILGLYGVFMGLIILILHLCKIKSITVPYLTPVAPKVQGGNKDTFFRFPLWKMKYNLKGISSADAAKVNERSPVNPNQNEKQELS is encoded by the coding sequence ATGAAATTTTCAAAAAAAATGAATGTAAGAAACGACATAATAAATAAAGCTAATCCTGCCATACATATAAGTAAAAATATAAATGAAAATATATCAAAACTAAAAAATGATTTTGGATACAGTAGTGACATTGAAGTTAGTTGTTTCAATTTTAATAACAACAAAGATTTAATTTGTGCAAATATATATATTAAAAGTTTAGTAGATAAAAACATTATAAATAGTTTATCATTGCAATTGTCCAAATTAAAAAGCAAATGTTATGATACAGAAACTGATATAAATTTTGATATGCTAATGAATTATTTTTGTGGCACAAGAGATTCAAAAGAAGGGCTTGATTATGACACTCTTTATGATGATTTGTTATCGGGTAATACTGTATTTCTAATTGACGGATGCAATAAATTTTTTACAATAGTTACAAAAAGCAATGAAGGTAGGTCTATCGAACAGACTACTTCCCAAACTGTAATAAGAGGACCTAAAGATGGATTTACTGAAAGAATAGACTCCAATATCTTACTTATCAGGAGAATAATTAAAAATAAAGATTTAAGAGTGGAAAATCTATCTATAGGCAGTATAACTAAAACAACAATAGATTTAGTGTACATTAACAAAATAGCCAAAAATGAGATTGTTCAGGAGATAAGATCCCGGCTTAATAAAATAGAAATTAATGCTGTACTAGATGGTGGATACATTGAAGAATTAATTAAAGATGACAAATATTCCATATTCCCTACTTTTTTTAATTCTGAAAGACCTGACTCTGTTGCTGCCGCTTTACTTGAAGGCAAGGTAGCAATTTTAGTTGATGGTACACCTTATGTATTAACAGCACCTGCTCTTATGGTTGAGTTTTTTCAATCCAGTGAAGACTATTATCATCACTACATTATATCTTCTATGATACGTTTCTTTAGGTTTATTGCTCTTTTTCTTACACTTTTGACTCCTGCGCTATATATATCACTAACAACATTTCATCAAGAAATGCTTCCTACACCATTGCTTATTAGTATAGCAACACAACGTGAAGAAGTTCCCCTTCCAGTTTTGCTAGAAGCACTGTTTATGGAGTTAACATTTGAAATATTAAGAGAAGCTGGTATAAGAATGCCTAGAGCTATAGGATCTGCCATTTCTATAGTAGGCGCCTTAGTACTTGGAGAGGCAGCAGTAAACGCTGGTGTTATATCGGCGGCTATAGTTGTTGTTGTTGCACTAACTGCCATATCGAGTTTTGCTATACCCAATTATGAAATGTCAAATGCTATAAGAACACTGAGGTTCTTATTAATGATTTTAGCAGGAATTCTTGGCTTGTATGGTGTCTTTATGGGATTAATTATACTGATACTTCATTTGTGTAAAATAAAATCCATAACGGTTCCATATTTAACACCTGTGGCACCCAAAGTACAGGGTGGAAACAAAGATACCTTTTTTAGATTTCCTCTATGGAAAATGAAATATAACCTTAAAGGCATTAGCAGTGCTGATGCGGCAAAAGTAAATGAGAGGAGTCCTGTAAATCCAAACCAAAATGAAAAGCAGGAATTAAGCTAA
- a CDS encoding Ger(x)C family spore germination protein encodes MYTKFKKILIFFIIMPSIFLTGCWDSREINTLAITLCIGIDKTENGYLVSEQVITPKVVASNKAPAESPIVIYTAEGRDLDAAIRSITTKSSRKIYNAHLRMVVFNENVAKDGIKDILDYFARSPEYRTDFYFAITKNTTAKEVLSLLTPIESLPGLNMYKSLTMSSKEWAPTKSIRIIELINSIILDGKNPVLTGIKFTSDKVTPKSINDLKQGSGIRKVTYSGLGAFKKDKLVGWLNEDESKGYNYITGNVKRTVGYTYYTDNVKITSDVTDAKSTVTSSLVNGKPAIDVQINVTQNTGAVGGDFDVSKEENKNIVNKMSEKAIKIICEKSIHKSQTQLKTDVFGFGEVVHREHPKLWEKIKNNWDTEFTHIPVNITVNVKTHQLGEVTKPFFIKEK; translated from the coding sequence ATGTACACGAAGTTTAAAAAAATATTAATTTTTTTTATTATAATGCCAAGCATATTTTTGACTGGATGCTGGGACAGCCGTGAAATAAACACTCTTGCAATTACTTTATGTATTGGTATTGACAAAACTGAAAATGGATATTTAGTTTCAGAACAAGTTATAACTCCAAAAGTAGTAGCTTCTAATAAAGCACCAGCTGAATCCCCAATTGTTATATATACAGCTGAAGGAAGAGATTTAGATGCAGCAATTAGAAGTATTACCACAAAATCTTCAAGGAAAATATATAATGCACACTTAAGAATGGTTGTATTTAATGAGAATGTTGCAAAAGATGGTATAAAAGATATACTTGATTATTTTGCACGTTCTCCTGAATATCGTACTGATTTTTATTTTGCCATAACTAAAAATACAACTGCAAAAGAGGTTCTGAGTCTTTTAACGCCTATAGAATCACTACCTGGGCTTAATATGTATAAATCACTTACTATGTCTAGTAAAGAATGGGCACCTACAAAATCCATTAGAATAATAGAACTTATAAACTCTATTATTCTAGATGGAAAAAATCCAGTACTTACAGGAATTAAATTTACTAGTGATAAAGTCACTCCAAAGTCTATAAACGATTTAAAACAAGGTAGTGGAATTAGAAAAGTAACATATAGTGGTTTAGGTGCTTTTAAAAAAGATAAACTTGTAGGATGGTTAAATGAGGATGAGAGCAAAGGCTACAATTATATTACTGGAAATGTAAAACGCACAGTAGGATACACATACTATACTGATAACGTTAAAATTACAAGTGATGTTACAGATGCTAAATCAACTGTAACATCTTCTTTAGTAAATGGTAAACCTGCTATTGATGTTCAGATAAATGTAACCCAAAATACCGGGGCAGTTGGAGGAGATTTTGATGTTTCTAAAGAGGAAAACAAAAATATAGTAAATAAAATGTCTGAGAAAGCAATTAAAATAATTTGTGAGAAGTCAATTCATAAATCACAAACTCAATTAAAAACTGATGTTTTTGGCTTTGGAGAAGTAGTACATAGAGAACATCCTAAACTATGGGAAAAAATTAAAAATAACTGGGATACTGAATTTACACATATTCCTGTCAACATTACCGTGAATGTAAAAACACATCAATTGGGTGAAGTCACAAAACCATTTTTTATTAAGGAGAAATAG